The Chryseolinea soli genome contains a region encoding:
- a CDS encoding TonB-dependent receptor plug domain-containing protein, whose translation MKIFITAALAFLSVQVFSQDQQDSLKTRQLDEVVVTGSRALEDIYKSPVTVEKTTRKAFQQSPAPSFFDGLDFVKGVQLITPSLGFKVINTRGFANTTNVRFVQLVDGADVQAPHIGAPIANMMGPSDLDLESTEIVPGVASALYGMNAINGLANFTSLDPFQNTGLSLQQKVGINNVSPADGNKLFSETVLRWAQKTSDRFAYKINATYMRGYDFIANNYSDINPNANATTGLTGADNPAQDPVNSYGNESSDRRTINLNGKNYVVARTGYLEKDVVDYTLKNIKADATLVYKIRPQSKLSYTYRFADINNVYQRANRFRLEDYILQQHALTYQDANLLAHAYVNIENTGKSYNARSMAENIDRTFKPDNQWYTDYSNRFTSAINAGSTVAEAHHLARATADEGRPQPGTEAFSNMISQLRNINNWDYGAALRVKSQMYHGDIQYDLSNVVGNRIHLLTGGDYRSYVIVPDGNYFINPEEPGKNLVYYKYGAFVEATKTILNDKLKIGATLRADKNQYYDVKWNPRFTVVYSPAPNQSFRFSFQSGFRFPSVFEAFSNINSGGVKRVGGLPVMSHGIFENSYLRASVDAFQAAVTKDVNTNGTSVNQAIVNNQGLLKKNSYTYLQPEHIQSFEAGYRGVLFNNLKVDVDVYFNQYNDFIAQVEVNVPKTTIADSIPYYMNSKAGQDKYRMWTNSMTVAYNYGSSVGLSYKFYKEFMASGNVTYAVLQHRTSTDGLEDGFNTPKWMYNVSIGNSQLFNRVGVMLNYRWQSTYYWQSFLVNGNVPSFGTLNAQVNWKMLGVTWKCGATNLTNTHYYSYLGGPSIGGMYYVSVTYGLK comes from the coding sequence TTGAAGATCTTTATCACGGCCGCACTGGCATTTCTATCGGTCCAGGTTTTTTCACAGGATCAACAAGATTCCTTAAAAACACGGCAATTGGATGAGGTCGTGGTGACCGGCTCACGGGCCCTGGAGGATATCTACAAATCGCCTGTAACCGTCGAGAAGACAACGCGCAAGGCGTTTCAGCAATCGCCGGCACCTTCCTTTTTTGATGGTTTGGATTTTGTCAAGGGTGTCCAGTTGATCACGCCAAGCCTGGGGTTCAAGGTGATCAACACGCGGGGGTTCGCCAATACCACCAACGTGCGTTTCGTACAACTGGTGGACGGAGCCGACGTCCAGGCGCCGCACATCGGGGCGCCCATCGCCAACATGATGGGGCCAAGCGACCTGGATCTCGAGAGCACCGAAATTGTTCCGGGTGTGGCCTCCGCGCTCTATGGCATGAACGCCATCAATGGCCTGGCCAACTTCACGTCGCTGGATCCATTTCAAAACACGGGGTTGAGCCTTCAGCAAAAAGTGGGGATCAACAACGTATCGCCAGCCGATGGAAACAAACTGTTTTCCGAAACGGTCCTTCGCTGGGCGCAAAAAACTTCCGACCGCTTTGCCTACAAAATCAACGCGACCTATATGCGGGGTTATGATTTTATCGCCAACAACTATTCCGACATCAATCCCAATGCGAATGCCACCACCGGGCTCACGGGCGCCGACAACCCGGCCCAAGATCCCGTCAACTCCTATGGCAACGAGTCGTCGGACAGGAGAACCATTAACCTCAATGGGAAGAACTATGTTGTGGCACGAACGGGGTATCTTGAAAAGGACGTGGTCGACTACACCCTGAAAAACATAAAGGCGGATGCCACCTTGGTTTATAAGATCCGGCCCCAGTCAAAACTTTCTTACACCTATCGCTTTGCAGACATCAACAATGTGTATCAGCGGGCGAACCGCTTCCGGCTCGAAGACTACATTCTCCAGCAACACGCGCTCACCTACCAGGATGCCAACCTGCTGGCCCATGCCTATGTGAACATCGAGAACACGGGAAAATCCTACAACGCCCGCTCGATGGCGGAAAATATTGACCGGACGTTTAAACCCGACAACCAGTGGTACACGGACTACTCCAACCGTTTCACCTCGGCCATCAATGCGGGCTCCACTGTGGCCGAAGCACATCACCTGGCCCGCGCCACGGCCGATGAAGGCAGGCCCCAACCCGGGACGGAAGCGTTCTCTAACATGATCAGCCAGCTACGCAACATCAACAACTGGGACTATGGGGCTGCGCTCCGCGTAAAATCACAAATGTATCATGGCGACATCCAATATGATCTGTCCAACGTGGTCGGGAATCGGATCCACCTTTTGACTGGAGGTGACTATCGTTCCTATGTGATCGTGCCGGACGGCAACTATTTTATCAACCCGGAGGAGCCCGGCAAGAACCTGGTGTATTATAAGTATGGTGCATTTGTGGAAGCCACCAAGACGATCTTAAACGACAAACTAAAAATAGGCGCGACCCTCCGCGCCGACAAAAACCAATACTATGACGTAAAGTGGAACCCGCGCTTTACGGTCGTGTACTCGCCAGCCCCCAATCAAAGTTTCCGCTTTTCGTTTCAGAGCGGATTTCGCTTCCCCAGCGTGTTTGAAGCCTTTTCCAACATCAACAGCGGTGGCGTGAAAAGAGTGGGTGGCCTGCCGGTGATGTCGCACGGCATTTTTGAGAACTCCTATCTGCGGGCTTCCGTCGATGCGTTTCAGGCGGCCGTCACCAAGGATGTCAATACCAATGGAACTTCCGTGAATCAGGCTATCGTCAACAACCAGGGGCTGCTGAAGAAAAATAGTTATACCTATCTTCAACCGGAACACATCCAATCTTTTGAAGCGGGCTACCGGGGGGTGTTATTCAACAACCTGAAAGTAGATGTCGATGTGTACTTCAATCAATACAACGACTTTATCGCCCAGGTAGAAGTGAATGTTCCTAAAACGACTATCGCCGATTCTATCCCCTACTACATGAACAGCAAAGCGGGCCAGGACAAATACCGCATGTGGACCAACTCGATGACCGTGGCGTACAACTATGGATCGAGCGTTGGATTGTCCTACAAATTTTATAAAGAATTCATGGCCAGCGGAAACGTGACCTATGCCGTCTTGCAACACCGAACCAGCACGGATGGATTGGAAGATGGATTCAATACGCCGAAGTGGATGTATAACGTATCGATCGGCAACAGCCAGTTGTTCAATCGCGTTGGTGTGATGCTCAACTACCGCTGGCAAAGCACATATTACTGGCAATCCTTCCTGGTGAACGGGAACGTGCCCTCATTTGGAACGCTCAACGCACAAGTGAACTGGAAGATGTTGGGCGTGACCTGGAAATGTGGGGCAACCAATCTCACCAATACGCATTACTATTCCTACCTGGGTGGGCCCTCTATCGGGGGAATGTACTACGTCAGCGTGACGTATGGACTTAAATGA
- a CDS encoding helix-turn-helix transcriptional regulator: MGIPFEVLLLTSGAGALQSAFFSVYLFSIRKERSLANILLALLLLAFAVRIVKSVVYYFSLGHQVSTVVMNFGFGANLAIFPLLLLYLNSFHKKDYRFDWRKHLPHLVPALLVILLSPVLTSYFWMQQHGYEISLWSAALYLPFCVRVVVMNFLNINKTQRIWVLSVMVGVVLVWAGYMANFIFGLVPYIAAPVLFSFLIYFMSYLGLKKGELFRPREKYERSAYSEDQIDRCFEELQTCLAGRHPYREATITLPKMADQLKVPTNLLSETINRRTQQSFPDYINTFRIKDAQARLKDPAYANEKIATIARETGFRSISVFNAAFKKHTNTTPSAYRDGSPA, encoded by the coding sequence ATGGGAATCCCTTTTGAAGTTTTACTTTTGACAAGCGGGGCAGGCGCCCTGCAGAGCGCTTTTTTTAGCGTCTATCTTTTTTCGATCCGCAAGGAAAGAAGTCTTGCCAATATCCTGCTGGCGTTGTTGCTATTAGCCTTTGCCGTCCGCATCGTAAAATCTGTGGTTTATTACTTTTCCCTGGGGCACCAGGTTTCAACCGTGGTGATGAATTTCGGTTTTGGCGCCAACCTGGCCATTTTTCCCCTGCTGCTGCTCTATCTGAATTCCTTCCATAAAAAGGACTACCGCTTTGATTGGCGGAAGCATTTACCACACCTGGTCCCAGCCTTACTGGTCATTCTCCTCAGCCCAGTGCTGACTTCCTATTTTTGGATGCAACAACACGGCTATGAGATCTCCTTATGGTCTGCCGCGTTGTATCTGCCGTTTTGCGTTCGGGTGGTCGTTATGAACTTCCTAAACATTAACAAGACACAAAGGATCTGGGTGCTGAGCGTTATGGTGGGTGTCGTGTTGGTTTGGGCTGGATACATGGCAAATTTTATTTTTGGCCTGGTTCCCTACATTGCCGCACCGGTTCTATTTTCTTTTCTGATCTATTTCATGAGCTACCTGGGGCTGAAGAAAGGTGAGCTCTTCAGACCTCGTGAAAAGTATGAGCGCTCGGCCTATAGCGAGGACCAAATTGACCGGTGCTTTGAAGAATTGCAAACCTGTCTTGCCGGCCGCCATCCTTACCGGGAGGCCACCATCACCCTGCCGAAAATGGCGGACCAATTGAAGGTCCCCACAAACCTGTTGTCTGAAACGATAAACCGGCGCACGCAACAGTCCTTTCCGGACTACATCAATACCTTCCGGATCAAGGATGCCCAGGCGCGGTTAAAAGACCCGGCCTACGCCAACGAAAAGATCGCCACGATAGCCCGTGAAACCGGGTTTAGAAGTATTTCCGTGTTCAATGCTGCCTTCAAAAAGCATACGAACACGACGCCGTCAGCCTATCGCGACGGTTCTCCAGCGTAA
- a CDS encoding (2Fe-2S)-binding protein produces the protein MKTYSITVNRKPYEVEAEPDVPLLWILRDYLGLKGTKFGCGIASCGACTVHLNNNPVRSCQLRISAIPANAKITTIEGIGEDALHPVQKAWIELQVPQCGYCQSGQIMSAVALLAKKPMPSDQDIDAALAGNLCRCGTYDRIRKAIHLACENPK, from the coding sequence ATGAAAACGTATAGCATCACCGTAAATCGCAAACCCTACGAGGTGGAGGCCGAGCCCGACGTGCCCCTGTTGTGGATTCTCCGGGATTACCTGGGACTGAAGGGGACTAAATTTGGGTGCGGAATTGCCTCGTGCGGGGCCTGCACCGTCCACCTGAACAACAACCCGGTCAGGTCATGCCAATTGCGCATCTCGGCCATTCCGGCCAATGCAAAGATCACGACCATAGAAGGCATTGGGGAGGATGCACTCCACCCGGTTCAGAAGGCCTGGATTGAACTCCAGGTGCCGCAATGTGGCTATTGCCAGTCCGGGCAAATCATGTCGGCCGTCGCACTCTTAGCAAAAAAGCCCATGCCCTCCGATCAGGACATCGACGCTGCGCTGGCGGGAAATCTCTGCCGCTGTGGCACCTACGATAGAATAAGAAAAGCCATTCACCTGGCTTGTGAAAACCCAAAATAA
- a CDS encoding xanthine dehydrogenase family protein molybdopterin-binding subunit, which produces MNVNDNFLRTGRRDFIKQAGLATLGLVIGVDSFSKIRNLSGRNGLIDQFEINPFILIGIDNTITIVNPRNDMGQGTLHSVPAMIAEELEVSLAQITIIQSDGQSKYGAQTSGNSSSIRRLWLPLRKAGAATKEMLIKAAARRWSVSESECHARAARIFRKGSDKSFTYGELAEEASKLEIPTDPVLKNPADFNIIGKDIKRAEIPPRTTGKAVYGIDIEVPGMVYASILHSPMLFAKIVTIDDGDALKIPGVLRVMKCERKMIHRDAESVAVIATNWWAASKGRNALKVQWDNSNLSEVLDTADYFQRCHAQVKEEGINHHELGDFSRKFKVATSRLECTYETPFLSHAPIEPENTTAHVKEDGSVEIWAPIQGPGETLPDVASYLNIPVEKIKIHTILMGGSFGRKAYIDFVKEACFLSHTLKVPVKVIWTREDDIAQGPYRPGLLSHMQGFVEAGKITGFHHHIIGESILRQVFKGLADDEADPWMGGELKDNTRYEFKTSNKVSWTNVKTEIPIMWWRSVNASNLAWGQECFIDELAHLAGKDPLAARLELLEDERFIKVLKTLAEKSDYYAKTTPGTGKGIALFKAFETICACCVAVSANNGGVRIDKVVSVIDCGMYVNADTVRAQTEGNIVMGLSAAIKGGIIFKKGVCQQSNFNNYHVLRMHEMPAVEVFIMENGEAPGGVGEAGLPPVAPALGNAIFSACGVRVRNLPVDLTTLVKG; this is translated from the coding sequence ATGAACGTAAACGATAATTTTTTAAGAACCGGGCGCCGGGATTTCATAAAGCAAGCAGGCCTTGCCACCCTGGGGCTGGTGATTGGGGTTGATTCCTTTTCAAAGATCCGCAATCTTTCCGGACGAAACGGATTAATTGATCAATTCGAAATCAACCCCTTCATTCTGATCGGCATCGACAATACGATCACGATCGTCAATCCCCGCAACGACATGGGGCAGGGCACCCTCCACTCGGTCCCGGCTATGATTGCCGAGGAACTGGAAGTATCGCTGGCCCAGATCACGATCATACAAAGCGACGGGCAAAGTAAGTACGGTGCGCAAACCTCCGGAAACAGTAGCTCGATTAGAAGGCTATGGTTGCCTCTGCGAAAAGCTGGCGCGGCAACAAAGGAAATGTTGATCAAAGCTGCCGCACGGAGATGGAGCGTTTCAGAGAGCGAGTGCCACGCGAGAGCAGCAAGGATTTTTAGAAAGGGCAGCGATAAGAGTTTTACCTACGGCGAACTTGCCGAAGAAGCCTCTAAACTAGAAATACCCACCGATCCCGTCCTAAAGAATCCCGCAGACTTCAACATTATCGGGAAGGATATCAAACGGGCAGAAATTCCACCGCGAACGACGGGGAAAGCCGTCTATGGGATCGACATCGAAGTGCCCGGTATGGTCTACGCTTCCATACTTCACAGCCCGATGCTCTTTGCAAAAATCGTGACCATCGACGATGGCGATGCATTGAAAATACCAGGCGTCTTGCGGGTGATGAAGTGTGAACGGAAAATGATCCATCGCGATGCGGAGTCCGTTGCCGTGATCGCCACAAACTGGTGGGCAGCCTCCAAAGGAAGAAACGCACTCAAAGTGCAATGGGATAATTCGAACTTGAGTGAGGTCCTTGATACGGCCGATTATTTTCAAAGGTGTCATGCACAAGTCAAGGAGGAAGGCATCAATCACCATGAGTTGGGTGACTTCAGCAGAAAGTTCAAGGTGGCAACGTCCAGGTTGGAATGCACTTATGAAACACCGTTTCTGTCGCATGCCCCGATTGAACCGGAAAACACCACGGCACACGTAAAGGAAGATGGTTCCGTAGAGATCTGGGCTCCGATCCAGGGACCGGGAGAGACCTTGCCGGACGTGGCGAGCTATCTCAATATCCCCGTGGAAAAAATTAAGATCCACACGATTTTGATGGGGGGATCTTTTGGACGGAAAGCTTACATCGACTTTGTGAAAGAAGCCTGTTTTCTTTCCCATACGCTGAAGGTTCCCGTAAAAGTGATCTGGACACGCGAGGACGATATCGCGCAAGGCCCTTACCGCCCTGGGCTGCTCAGTCACATGCAGGGATTTGTTGAAGCGGGGAAGATCACCGGATTTCATCATCACATCATCGGCGAATCCATCTTGCGACAAGTTTTCAAAGGACTGGCCGACGACGAAGCCGATCCGTGGATGGGCGGGGAATTGAAAGACAACACCCGGTATGAATTTAAGACTTCGAATAAAGTAAGTTGGACGAATGTGAAGACGGAAATACCCATCATGTGGTGGCGATCGGTCAACGCATCGAATTTGGCCTGGGGACAGGAGTGCTTCATCGATGAGCTTGCCCACCTGGCCGGCAAGGACCCACTTGCTGCCAGGCTGGAGTTGTTGGAGGATGAAAGATTTATAAAAGTACTCAAAACACTCGCGGAAAAATCAGACTACTATGCGAAGACAACACCGGGAACAGGAAAAGGCATCGCGCTATTCAAAGCCTTCGAGACCATCTGTGCATGTTGTGTGGCGGTATCCGCGAACAACGGGGGAGTAAGGATCGACAAGGTCGTATCCGTTATCGACTGCGGAATGTACGTGAACGCCGACACGGTTCGGGCGCAAACGGAAGGCAACATCGTGATGGGATTGTCGGCTGCCATAAAGGGCGGTATCATTTTTAAAAAGGGTGTTTGCCAGCAATCCAATTTCAATAACTATCATGTCCTTCGTATGCATGAGATGCCGGCTGTGGAAGTTTTTATTATGGAGAATGGTGAAGCTCCGGGTGGAGTGGGAGAAGCAGGTTTGCCGCCGGTGGCGCCTGCGTTAGGGAATGCCATCTTTTCTGCGTGTGGGGTTCGGGTTAGGAATCTCCCGGTTGACCTCACTACGTTGGTAAAGGGCTGA